A genomic segment from Ptychodera flava strain L36383 chromosome 19, AS_Pfla_20210202, whole genome shotgun sequence encodes:
- the LOC139119217 gene encoding NALCN channel auxiliary factor 1-like: protein MSLGCYNGGAVVAERPYQELLQRWRLSLASLLFFTILLSNQDLGNVFAWRTCSSTSIPEYFVPLPCNNNLGIDEQCFHLTGEFVDDLCNITAECRTKQRDIRLPFCTSIPFSNLFADSSENCLSLSQPEECRTCLHNILANDTSVKMIFQDFTDIIGRYDCDHGFSDIFGCDDCLIAYKEWICATEFRFYENGELIRPCFETCGKVAARCPYLLPNITYTGLPTFVCPGVRNIKFNDIYDSPPSCFACVSNSEQGNTSSERVSKRADVCTFEVMNSTNSSSSVFSSSVCCHGHQLLALLCIIFWTVLYSHNNGYT, encoded by the exons ATGTCACTTGGGTGTTACAATGGGGGTGCTGTGGTCGCTGAAAGGCCTTACCAGGAGCTCTTACAAAGATGGCGACTCAGTCTTGCCTCCCTGTTATTTTTCACCATCCTTTTAAGTAACCAGGATCTGGGAAACGTCTTCGCCTGGCGAACTTGTTCCAGTACATCGATACCGGAATATTTTGTGCCACTTccttgtaataataatttagGAATCGACGAACAGTGTTTTCATTTGACGGGTGAATTTGTAGACGATTTGTGTAATATCACAGCTGAATGTAGAACGAAACAACGCGACATTAGGTTACCATTTTGTACCTCCATTCCGTTTTCGAATTTATTTGCCGATTCTAGTGAAAATTGCCTCTCTTTGTCACAGCCCGAGGAGTGTAGAACCTGTCTCCACAATATTCTAGCTAATGACACCTCAGTAAAAATGATATTCCAGGATTTTACAGACATAATCGGTCGGTATGATTGCGACCATggattttctgacattttcggATGCGATGATTGCCTG ATTGCATATAAAGAATGGATATGTGCAACAGAGTTCAGGTTTTATGAAAATGGTGAATTAATTCGACCTTGCTTCGAGACGTGCGGAAAAGTAGCTGCGCGGTGCCCCTATTTACTACCTAATATAACATATACAGGGTTGCCTACATTTGTCTGCCCAG GTGTACGGAACATCAAGTTCAATGATATTTACGATTCACCACCTTCGTGTTTTGCGTGCGTGTCAAACAGCGAGCAAGGAAACACCAGCTCAGAGAGAGTCTCAAAGCGGGCGGACGTTTGTACATTTGAAGTGATGAACAGTACAAATTCTTCCTCATCAGTTTTCTCATCATCTGTTTGTTGCCATGGACACCAACTACTAGCGTTATTATGCATTATATTTTGGACAGTACTGTATTCCCATAACAATGGATATACATAG